A single region of the Pseudomonas mandelii genome encodes:
- the istA gene encoding IS21 family transposase, whose protein sequence is MEMLGKIRRMYFRDKLSLHQIAKRTGLSRNTIRKWVRAPEATQPAYQRCATFNKLSPFRETLEQALKADSFRAKHNRRSAKALFEQIKAEGYDGGYSQLTAFVRSWRGEQGKSLRAFVPLTFALGEAFQFDWSEEGLLIGGLFRRIQVSHMKLCASRAFWLVAYPSQGHEMLFDAHTRSFGALGGVPRRGIYDNMKTAVDKVNKGKGRTVNARFSVMCAHYLFDPDFCNVASGWEKGIVEKNVQDSRRRIWLDAQNCMFHTFEELNAWLGQRCRALWSELLHPQYNGLTVAEVLELEQVEMMPMPTAFDGYVERTVRVSSTCLISVARNRYSVPCERVGQWVSSRLYPSRIVVIADDAMIASHERLFDRDQVSFDWQHYIPLIERKPGALRNGAPFADLPNPLRLLKRGLRRHSNGDRIMTQVLAAVPIAGLDPVLVAVELVLESGSLSADHILNVLARLTATAPPPSVETSLQLKVAPVANTARYDQLRTTDEESRNA, encoded by the coding sequence ATGGAAATGTTGGGAAAAATCCGGCGGATGTACTTCCGCGACAAGCTCTCGCTGCACCAGATAGCCAAGCGTACCGGGCTGTCGAGAAACACCATCCGAAAATGGGTCAGAGCGCCCGAAGCTACTCAGCCGGCGTACCAGCGGTGCGCAACCTTCAACAAACTCAGCCCTTTCCGCGAGACGCTGGAACAGGCGCTGAAAGCCGATTCGTTCCGGGCAAAGCACAATCGCAGAAGCGCCAAAGCACTTTTCGAGCAGATCAAGGCCGAGGGTTATGACGGCGGCTACAGCCAGCTCACGGCGTTTGTACGCTCGTGGCGAGGTGAACAAGGCAAGTCTTTACGCGCTTTTGTACCGCTGACGTTTGCGCTCGGTGAAGCTTTTCAATTTGACTGGAGCGAAGAAGGGCTGCTGATCGGAGGCCTGTTTCGACGCATCCAGGTCTCCCACATGAAGCTGTGCGCCAGTCGCGCATTCTGGTTGGTTGCGTACCCTAGCCAAGGTCACGAGATGCTATTCGATGCACATACACGCTCGTTCGGAGCGTTAGGTGGCGTGCCGCGTCGCGGCATCTACGACAACATGAAAACGGCTGTCGACAAGGTCAATAAAGGCAAGGGCCGCACGGTCAATGCCCGGTTTTCCGTGATGTGTGCGCACTACCTGTTCGATCCGGATTTCTGCAACGTAGCCTCTGGCTGGGAAAAGGGCATTGTCGAGAAGAACGTTCAAGACAGTCGACGACGCATTTGGCTTGATGCTCAAAACTGCATGTTCCACACCTTCGAGGAACTGAATGCCTGGCTCGGCCAACGCTGTCGTGCGCTCTGGAGCGAGCTGCTGCATCCGCAGTACAACGGACTTACGGTGGCGGAAGTTTTGGAGCTGGAGCAGGTCGAAATGATGCCGATGCCGACGGCCTTTGATGGCTACGTCGAGCGCACCGTACGGGTCTCCAGCACCTGCCTGATCAGCGTGGCGCGAAATCGCTATTCGGTGCCTTGTGAACGAGTCGGCCAGTGGGTCAGCAGCCGTCTTTACCCATCCCGGATCGTGGTCATCGCCGATGACGCAATGATTGCCAGCCACGAGCGCCTCTTTGATCGAGATCAGGTCAGTTTTGACTGGCAGCATTACATCCCACTCATCGAACGCAAGCCGGGTGCACTGCGCAATGGCGCACCGTTTGCCGATCTGCCCAATCCGTTGCGGCTTCTCAAACGGGGCCTGAGACGTCACAGCAACGGTGATCGAATCATGACGCAGGTGCTCGCTGCCGTGCCCATCGCCGGTCTTGACCCGGTGCTGGTAGCGGTAGAACTGGTGCTTGAGTCGGGAAGTCTGAGCGCCGATCACATCTTAAATGTTCTCGCCCGACTCACCGCTACTGCACCACCGCCTTCCGTAGAAACCAGCCTGCAACTCAAGGTGGCTCCCGTTGCCAACACGGCCCGATATGACCAACTCCGTACAACAGATGAGGAGAGCCGCAATGCGTGA
- a CDS encoding reverse transcriptase domain-containing protein: protein MASSLYRRIYSGDSLYSAWRKVKESAFSSSSETIRNEAKDFESQLPRSLSDIQRALSKKTFTFQKQIGVAKTKANGNSRPIVLSPIPNRIVQRALLDALSRIKFVKEALSIPTSYGGIKNKRVSMAIADTKAAIAEGATFHIRSDIAEFFTRIDKARVMRLVAPHIVCPDTIALFRAAITTDLANIDVLRRQGLDEIFPIGVEGVAQGSPLSPLIANLYLHDFDRVMNDGEVTCLRYIDDFLILGKDMGSVDRAFSKAQNELKKLSLEAYLPSATSDKDSRGLTAKGFDFLGCFVSAGLIQPSTATRERFKKRITSDLDASIRIMKFSVEAGDISPKGSYSGALQNIDRVILGWGKAFSFCSNGQWIKSLDDYITSALAQYEIEKANLFQKTNGTAQRTMLGVRLLAAVHSERRETE from the coding sequence GTGGCTTCGTCGCTTTACCGTAGAATCTATAGCGGGGATTCGTTGTATTCGGCCTGGAGGAAGGTCAAAGAAAGCGCCTTTTCTTCATCATCCGAAACTATCCGAAACGAAGCCAAGGATTTCGAGAGCCAACTCCCCCGGTCGCTTTCCGACATCCAGCGCGCGCTGTCTAAGAAGACCTTTACTTTCCAAAAGCAGATCGGCGTGGCGAAAACCAAGGCCAACGGAAATTCTCGCCCGATTGTGCTTTCACCTATACCCAACCGGATCGTCCAGCGGGCTCTACTCGACGCCTTATCACGTATTAAGTTTGTGAAAGAAGCGTTGTCTATCCCCACGAGCTACGGAGGCATAAAAAATAAAAGGGTCTCGATGGCGATAGCCGACACCAAAGCAGCCATTGCCGAGGGAGCAACCTTCCATATCAGGTCAGATATCGCCGAGTTCTTCACAAGAATTGACAAGGCTCGTGTGATGAGACTAGTAGCCCCTCACATCGTATGCCCTGACACGATTGCATTGTTCCGAGCAGCGATCACCACAGACCTTGCGAACATTGACGTGCTTCGACGACAGGGTCTGGATGAGATTTTCCCCATCGGCGTGGAGGGTGTAGCTCAAGGATCGCCCCTATCTCCACTCATAGCCAATTTGTACCTGCATGACTTTGACAGGGTCATGAACGATGGTGAGGTCACTTGTCTTAGGTATATTGATGACTTCCTGATCCTCGGGAAGGACATGGGCAGCGTGGATCGTGCGTTTAGCAAAGCGCAGAATGAGCTCAAAAAGCTCTCTCTTGAAGCATACCTGCCCTCAGCAACAAGCGACAAAGACTCGAGGGGCCTTACAGCTAAAGGATTCGATTTCTTGGGTTGCTTCGTTTCCGCAGGATTGATCCAGCCATCTACAGCTACAAGGGAGCGATTCAAGAAACGGATCACATCCGATTTAGACGCATCGATACGAATCATGAAATTCAGTGTTGAAGCTGGAGATATATCCCCAAAGGGGTCCTACTCCGGCGCGCTACAAAATATCGACCGAGTAATCTTGGGGTGGGGAAAAGCCTTTTCCTTTTGCAGCAATGGCCAATGGATAAAGAGCTTGGATGACTACATCACGAGTGCATTGGCGCAGTATGAAATAGAGAAAGCGAATCTCTTTCAAAAAACAAATGGCACGGCCCAGCGTACGATGTTGGGGGTAAGGCTGCTTGCAGCGGTCCACTCGGAGCGCAGAGAAACGGAGTGA